The following coding sequences are from one Chelonoidis abingdonii isolate Lonesome George chromosome 4, CheloAbing_2.0, whole genome shotgun sequence window:
- the LOC142046813 gene encoding spectrin beta chain, non-erythrocytic 5-like: protein MDSEYVHGHIKKLQEQRMSTQKKTFTNWINNVFRRNNVNIVIQDIYTELKDGIYFLQLLEVLSGESLPRPNCGKMRVHFLENNSRAIKFLKSKQVQVKVIGPENIVDGDRTLILGLIWIIILRFQISSITLDKEEFGVRADVLSANEALLIWCQHKTASYSNVSVKDFSKSWSDGLAFNALIHVHRKQVESARKALSRSLSDSDIKGLMTHQEPDLIHYSSLRREQPIKNLNNAFSVAQKHLGITKLLDAEDVAMPHPDERSIMTYVSLYYHYFSRLKQGQTVQKRLAKVSALQLLQLPPTSISTEPPPQ from the exons ATGGATAGTGAATATGTACACGGTCACATCaagaagctgcaagagcagcgtATGTCCACACAGAAGAAAACCTTCACCAACTGGATAAACAATGTCTTCCGCAGGAACAAT GTGAACATTGTGATACAAGACATCTACACGGAGCTGAAGGATGGCATTTACTTCCTGCAACTCCTGGAGGTGCTCTCTGGAGAATCACTGCCTAGACCAAACTGCGGCAAGATGAGGGTACATTTTCTGGAGAACAATAGCAGAGCCATCAAGTTCCTCAAATCCAAG CAGGTGCAAGTAAAGGTGATTGGCCCTGAGAATATTGTAGATGGCGACCGGACCCTAATCCTGGGATTAATCTGGATCATTATCCTCCGGTTCCAGATTTCTTCCATCACTCTTGATAAG GAGGAATTTGGAGTCCGTGCTGATGTACTGTCTGCCAATGAAGCCCTGCTGATCTGGTGTCAGCATAAGACTGCTAGTTACTCCAATGTGAGTGTGAAGGACTTCTCTAAAAGCTGGTCTGATGGCCTGGCTTTCAACGCCCTCATTCACGTTCACAG AAAACAAGTAGAATCTGCTAGAAAAGCATTAAGTCGGTCACTATCAGACAGTGATATAAAAGGACTCATGACACATCAAGA GCCTGATCTCATCCACTACAGCTCACTGAGGCGTGAGCAGCCCATCAAGAACCTGAACAATGCCTTCAGCGTGGCACAGAAGCACCTGGGAATCACTAAGCTGCTGGATGCTGAGGATGTGGCAATGCCTCATCCAGATGAGAGATCCATCATGACCTATGTGTCGCTCTATTACCATTACTTTTCCAGGCTGAAGCAGGGCCAGACTGTCCAGAAGAGGCTTGCTAAAGTCAGTGCATTGCAACTTTTACAATTGCCTCCTACCTCTATCTCTACTGAGCCCCCTCCCCAGTAG